The SAR202 cluster bacterium DNA segment CTTCGTCCAGCCGGACATCGACGTTCTGAAACTCGACCCAATTCAGATTAAGGCCACCGTCCCGCTAGAGCCTAAAGTGGACCTTGGCGGCTACCAGGACATCCGCATGGAAGCCGAAAAGATCGAAGTCACTGAGGACAAGGTCACGGAAGTGCTGGAGCGGCTTCGGAAGGACACGGCGCCATGGGAGCCGGTGGAGGGGGCAGCGCAGTTCGAGGACCTGGTGACGCTGGATATGGAGGCCAAGTCGGAACTGCGGACCATCGCCAACCAGAAGGGCGTGGACTTCATCCCGTTATTGGAGAACCAGATGCCGCTGCCGGGGTTTTCGGTGCAGGTGGAGGGGATGAATAAGGGGCAGACAAAGACCTTCACGCTGAAAGCGCCGGAGGACTTCCCCGACAAGAGCGTGGCGGGCAAGGACTGCGAGTTCAAGGTCACCGTCCACGAGATCAAGCGCAAGAACCTGTCCACCCTGGACGACGACTTCGCCAAGGGCGCCGGCCAGGGCTACGAGAGCCTGGAGGCCCTCAGGAACAGCATCCGCGAGAGCCTGACCAAGGCGGCGCAGCGGGAAACGGACCAGGTTTTATATGAGAAAGCGCTGGGAAAGGTTATCGAAGGCGCGACTATCGAGATGCCGGACATGATTGTGCATCGCGAAGTGGGCCATATGATACGCGAGCAGGCCCAGGCGCTTCGCGCACGCCGCATGGACATGGAGACATATTTGCAGCAGGTCGGCAAGACGGAAGAGGACCTGCACAAAGAGTTTCAGCCTCAGGCCAAGGACAGGACAGTGCGGTCACTGGTGCTGAACAAAATGGCGGAAGACTTTAAGATAGAGGTGTCGCAGGAAGAGGTGTCGCAGGAGATCCAGGAGACAATATCGGCCCTGGAATCGCGGGATGCCAACATGCGGCGGCTTATGTCATCGCCCAGCATGAGGGCGTCGGTAGAATCATCGATTCGAGTTAGGAAGACCCTGGAGCGCCTGGCGGAAGTGGTGCAAGGCAAGGCTGGCAGCGCCCAGGTCGAGGAAGAGACGGCGGCTAAACCTGAACCGGAAGAAGGAGGAACCGAGAGTGACGCTTAATCCCCAGAACATCATCCCCATGGTCATTGAGACGGGCCCCCGAGGTGAGAGGGCCTTCGATATATACTCGCTGCTTCTTCGCGAGCGCATCATCTTTCTGGGCACGCCCATCATGGACCAGACGGCAAACCTCATCATCGCCCAGCTGCTGTTCCTGGAGCGTGAGGACCCGGACAAGGACATAAACCTGTACATCAACAGCCCCGGCGGCGTCATCACCTCCGGCCTGGCGATTTATGACACGATGAAGCTGATCAAGTGCGACGTGTCCACCATATGCGTGGGCATGGCCGCCAGTATGGCGACCATCCTGCTGTCGTCAGGGACGAAGGGTAAGCGGTACGCGCTGCCCAACTCGACGGTGCACATGCACCAGCCCATCGGCGGAGCGCAGGGCCAGGCCAGCGACATCG contains these protein-coding regions:
- the tig gene encoding trigger factor — its product is MRSLKVTREATLPTEITLNIELEPGDLEPYLDRAYRRVVNKVRVPGFRQGKAPRAVVEGMVGRDHLLHEALDFMVPESVDKAVKQENIKPFVQPDIDVLKLDPIQIKATVPLEPKVDLGGYQDIRMEAEKIEVTEDKVTEVLERLRKDTAPWEPVEGAAQFEDLVTLDMEAKSELRTIANQKGVDFIPLLENQMPLPGFSVQVEGMNKGQTKTFTLKAPEDFPDKSVAGKDCEFKVTVHEIKRKNLSTLDDDFAKGAGQGYESLEALRNSIRESLTKAAQRETDQVLYEKALGKVIEGATIEMPDMIVHREVGHMIREQAQALRARRMDMETYLQQVGKTEEDLHKEFQPQAKDRTVRSLVLNKMAEDFKIEVSQEEVSQEIQETISALESRDANMRRLMSSPSMRASVESSIRVRKTLERLAEVVQGKAGSAQVEEETAAKPEPEEGGTESDA
- a CDS encoding ATP-dependent Clp protease proteolytic subunit — translated: MTLNPQNIIPMVIETGPRGERAFDIYSLLLRERIIFLGTPIMDQTANLIIAQLLFLEREDPDKDINLYINSPGGVITSGLAIYDTMKLIKCDVSTICVGMAASMATILLSSGTKGKRYALPNSTVHMHQPIGGAQGQASDIEIAAREILRVQDKIRNILSENTGQTYDKIARDTDRDYYLTPEQAKEYGIVDEILMRTSTNGKSA